The DNA sequence CGCGGCATTGGTTCCTAAAGAGGACTTGGCCCTGCTGGAGGCCCTGGAAGACCACTCCGACGTTATCGCAACTCTCCAGGCCCTTAATGAACCTGGGGCCATTCCCTGGGAGAAAGTAAAGGAAGAGCTGGGATTATAGTC is a window from the Candidatus Neomarinimicrobiota bacterium genome containing:
- a CDS encoding type II toxin-antitoxin system prevent-host-death family antitoxin; protein product: MNRLATSELREGLADALNRVAYRGERILLQRRGKDVAALVPKEDLALLEALEDHSDVIATLQALNEPGAIPWEKVKEELGL